Proteins from a single region of Apis mellifera strain DH4 linkage group LG7, Amel_HAv3.1, whole genome shotgun sequence:
- the LOC552509 gene encoding MKI67 FHA domain-interacting nucleolar phosphoprotein-like — protein MKIKKRSNAIRVPPLKKAIKIKRKSSELEEESTVSKAIENIKKVLKKKNAEVINTASTPKVEKSYKINKAKIRQTKFQKNYPRGIVYLGHIPHGFYEEQMIDYFKQFGNVTRVRVVRSKNTGRSRGYGYVEFMYPEVAKIAAETMNNYLMCGRLLKATYIPPEKQHSGFFVGRSWTKEIYPKIINRNKVTKIRNGNIDKKKHIRFVQSTKDKLSILEKKLKEKGFDMKFIPIDDSKQY, from the exons atgaaaattaaaaaaagatctaaTGCAATAAGAGTGCCACCACttaaaaaagcaataaaaattaaacgaaaatcatcagaattagaagaagaatcaACTGTATCCAAagcaattgaaaatattaaaaaagtacttAAG aaaaaaaatgctgAAGTAATAAATACAGCTTCAACTCCGAAAGtagaaaaatcatataaaattaataaagctaAAATTAGACaaacaaaattccaaaaaaattatccaagaGGTATAGTATATTTAGGACATATACCTCATGGCTTTTATGAAGAACAAAtgatagattattttaaacaatttggaAATGTAACTAGAGTACGTGTTGTTCGGTCAAAAAAT actgGTAGAAGTCGTGGTTATGGATATGTGGAGTTTATGTATCCTGAAGTTGCTAAAATAGCTGCAGaaacaatgaataattatcttatgtgtggaagattattaaaag ctaCATATATCCCACCTGAAAAACAACATAGTGGTTTTTTTGTTGGTAGATCATggacaaaagaaatttatcctaaaataataaatagaaataaagttACTAAGAtaagaaatggaaatattgacaaaaaaaagCATATAAGATTCGTACAAAGtacaaaagataaattatctattttagaaaagaaattaaaagaaaaaggttttgatatgaaatttataccaATAGATGATTCTAaacaatattaa